The proteins below come from a single Eucalyptus grandis isolate ANBG69807.140 chromosome 3, ASM1654582v1, whole genome shotgun sequence genomic window:
- the LOC120291995 gene encoding uncharacterized protein LOC120291995: protein MEVMLDRMFQGTVATGSVTWNPAQGLCNTENPEATQVDIGDCAGSTDDTLEYMDDSPEREFHEKEDEEYWQLVEITQAAIAYQAIYNEKNLGCIGAIDGTHIRAMIPVQDQIRFIGREGKYYLVDAGYPNPTGYLGPYKEVRYHLLEFQQGPAPTGYREVFNHAHSSLRSEIERALVS from the exons ATGGAAGTTATGTTGGACAGAATGTTCCAGGGTACGGTTGCCACTGGAAGTGTTACTTGGAATCCTGCACAAGGTTTATGCAATACTGAGAATCCTGAGGCCACACAAGTTGATATTGGTGATTGTGCAGGATCTACTGATGATACTTTAGAGT ATATGGATGACTCTCCTGAAagagaatttcatgaaaaagaggACGAGGAATATTGGCAACTTGTGGAAATTACTCAAGCCGCAATCGCTTATCAAGCAATATACAATGAGAAAAACCTT GGTTGTATTGGAGCTATTGATGGCACTCATATCCGAGCGATGATACCTGTACAAGATCAGATTCGTTTTATTGGTCGAGAAG gtaaatattatttagtagatGCTGGATATCCAAATCCGACGGGTTATTTGGGACCGTataaagaagttagatatcatttgctAGAATTTCAACAAGGTCCTGCCCCTACAGGCTATCGAGAGGTATTCAACCATGCTCATTCCTCGCTGCGATCGGAAATTGAGCGAGCTTTGGTgtcttga